In Ovis canadensis isolate MfBH-ARS-UI-01 breed Bighorn chromosome 23, ARS-UI_OviCan_v2, whole genome shotgun sequence, the DNA window GCATGTCGCCTTTTCCCAAAGGGACGGGGTGtgtttgtgggggggggggggtttacTCCCCCTCGGCTCAGGGGTCACAGAGAAACAGACCCACTCAGGTTCAAATGTCctcattttgaaaagaaacttTGTATTCTGAGCTGATTTCAAATTTGCATAGAAAGGGTTTCTGGGGAGCTCAACCCTGGCATAGAGAGCCCCTATACCCGCCCCCGACCCCGGAGCTGACGGCCGGCCGTGTCCCCACAGCGCATCAGCACGGCCACCGGCGACGGCAAACACTACTGCTACCCTCACTTCACGTGCGCCGTGGACACGGAGAACATCCGCCGCGTCTTCAACGACTGCAGGGACATCATCCAGCGAATGCACCTCAAGCAGTACGAGCTCCTgtgagccccccgccccccgctgccccgcccccgccccgcccatcCCAGGCCCGCCAGGCACCACTCAAGGAGTCCTGCTCATCCGCCCTGGGGCTGTCTTCGGGGCTCTCGTGACCACCGGGCCCCCAGCCACCTCTGTCCCCTCACTTCTCCCCCAACCCTGGTCTGTGTAGGGGTGGGGGCCCCCTGACTCGTGGAGAAGTTGGAAGATGGGGAGACACACTAGCTCAGGCCTGACCGGGGGTTGCCTTTCTGACCGGATGAGCCCCCTACTGAGGGGAGACCCTGAGCTGCAGTGGGGTTCAgttccatctccaggggaggCCAGCTTCAGCCTTGTTGCTGGAGCCCCTTGACCTTCCACGTGTCAGCAGAAAGCCCCCACTCACTGGGGCCACGTTCCTCCAGTTCACATGAGTCCCATCCACTGTGGTCCCCCAGGCTCCACTGCTGTGGCAGCGCCTCCTTTAATAGGTTCttcctgttgctgttttattGCTGGTTTATTACACTGTACAGACTTCAAGATGTAATATTATTTTGATAACTAACTACTCAAGGAAAATCCCTATAGATCTTCGTGCCTTGACTGTGGCTGTCCCTGTAAAGAAACGCGTTTCTGTTGTGCTGAACAGTCATCCTCATCACTGCACTGCTTTGAGGAAGAGAACAAATGGTGTATGTAGAGCTTAGGGGTTTATCAGGCTGGTAGTCTTTATAATACTCATTGATcaatagatatgtgtatatacgtttatataaatatttgtaagtaACACACAGTAATCCTCCACCTCTCACAGAATGCCATGCCCACAAGCCTCTTTCAGGGAACCAGGGACATTTTTCTAGTCAAAAAACATGTTTCTCCATTATCTGGCTATTTAATGACTTTTTCAAGGCCACCTGTTCCCTTAGTCAAAGTTTCTGAACTACTTCCTTGAGCACAGGTCCCATCATAAATAGCAAGGAAAAGACAAGGGTTTCAGGCCGTGTCTGGCCTGGGGACAGTCAAAGGACAGACTCTGATTTGCCTTTTGAAGAAGAAACACGACAAAACCTTTATTTGAAACACGAATACAGCTGTTCCTCAACCCTGAAAGATCTGCAAATACAGCCTTGTGAGCGCCATCCAGCACAAGACCTCAAAAGCCGGCCTCGTCTGTCCACTGCCCCGAGGCTGGTGCTCTCAGGTCAAGGATAACCTGTTAAAACTGTCTGAGGTCATATCTTAACAACATGGATGCCGACATTAACTTCCATTTCGTCTTTATGGTctttaatgttttaaagtttaCTCTCTAAAGCAGCATCTTACAATCTTTTGTAAACTCATCCACATTTACACACTAGTTTTCCATGAAATAAAGGATGACAGCTTTACATACAGTGCACCATCACATATTTTGAATCATTATCACTGAATTTGGGCTCCTGCCATCCTTGATTGTTCCATTAAACTTTCAGATGAACTGAGACTTACAAAGGGGAAACAATCTTCAGTTTCCATTGCATTTTCACAGTACAACATGAAGAGAATCTGAAGAGCTACAGCCCcaatatatacccaaaagaatgaaactgtatttttatatgaattataATTCAACAATTCCCCTGTAACTAAACTTCCTATTTAGATAAGTCTGATTGAAGAGCTAGATTCtctaaaacacacatacacacacacagattttataAGGCTTAAAATTACCACAGCCATTTTTTCGACTTTCTACTGACAGGCATTCAATTCAGATTTAACAACTTGGAGAGGAAATTACACTCATCTAAAAATATGATTCCATTAATTTAGCACAGAAATAAAGAAGTCTGTGAGAACAATATATTCTTGCTTGTagcatctgtattttattttaagcacacgactttataaaacagaaacttgAGAACATTCACAGGAGGACAGACACAGACCCCACATATGTGTACAGCTGGCCCTCCATCCTGGGGAAGAGTCCTGGGGAAGGGAGGCTGTCCAGTGCATGCCAGTGATCACACGCAGCTTCTGCACACTGTACAGAGTCTCTGATAACACACATACTTGATAAACAAGCAGACAGACCCGGTGTAGAGACAGGTCCCATTTTTGCAGCTTGGGAACAACACTGATCCTGCAGGGCCTGATACAAGTGATCCGGAACCCAGGAGTGGTGATCACGGCCCACTGTAGTCTCACCGTCCATGAGCACTtcccaaagtttatttttttgggctttgGGACTTACTACTGCTGAGAGCAAAAGTCTGTTGCTACTCACATGGTCTTAAATTTTCTGAGCACCCTCTGACCAAAATGAAAAGGTGCAGACACAAGCCTAGTGGGGATTAACATGATGAGCATGAGGCACCCGGCTGCCACACAGTAAGTGGTCAGAACCATGTCCTCACACGGCAGGTAGCACTTGGCAAGGGCGTAGTCCATGGGCGTGATGCTGCCCTGGGGAGCAAGAAAGACCATCAGCTGCATGGATGGCACCAACCCGCAGATACAACCAAGGGAGTGAGCCGCTGGGCCCGACGAACCTGAGACCAAGGACACTGCAGGCCACACTGCCCCCATCCCACATGCTAGGTCCCGGGGGCTGATCCCCCACTGAATCTAGCACCTAATACAGGGTGGGGAGGTCCTCTTGGGGAGGTCCTCTAAACCCAGAGGCCATGCAGGAGAGGATTCAGAAAGGCCTGGAGACTTAGATCAGTGGTCATCCAGGAACAAACAGGACACGGCTGTTTTTCATGCCACTTGATGCTGAAGTAAGCAACCTATCACCTAGAAATACATGTGCATGGGGCATTTcaatggacctttttttttttggtagacatTTTTGCTGTGTGGTATGACAGTGGGGAACATTCATTTACTTTGAATTTGAAAGCAGAAGGTTTTCCCCATCCTGTTATTAAGTAAAAGCTCCTGATGTGAAAGCACTATAACCTGGACATGGACTCAGGGCTCAAAGAAAGGAGCTGAAGCTTTAGGTCATCACTAACATCCCTGACAAACGTGCAAGACCCACAGCATCCGTCTGTTAGCACAAATAGGCAAGTGTGGAAAATAAGACAAGATGACCCTGTCTCCTTAAAAAACAGAAGGCAGAGCTCCCGGGGCACTGCTGTCCTTGCTGGACGAGACACCATGAGATGGTCCCCTCAGCACCCCACCAGAAACAACTGTCCCCAGAGAGGGGTTCACGCTGCTGGGTGTGCTGAGAGGGGTGTGGTTACAGCTTCTGTATGTTTTCACAGATTGCGGTAATTCATGCTGCAATTCAGTAGGTGATCACTGTGCTGATTTAAATACTGTAGAAGCTTTGTGACGAAAATAAACATTCACATACCATGATGAAACTGGGGTTGTTTCTGTTCCTCCAACTGAAAGATGGCACACTGACCTCCAGGATGCCTGCCCTGTGCTGGACCTCGCAGGCGCTGTGCGTGTGGCCGCTGAGGATCAGGCGCGGCCGCAGCCACCACAGCAGCTGTGGTGAGTGAGAGTGGAGGCAGTGAGAGGTCGCCGGGGcctggggacacacacacacccagcagcTCCCTCTGCCCTCAAGTCCTTCAGTCTTTTCAGACTCCGTCAAAAGTAAGCCCAGGCTCTCAGGGAGAATCTATTTTTCCATCCCCAATTGCAgggttttaattatatattttttattaatattttaataaatccatttcataaatgtatattttgttttatatattatatataccatacagtatattaatatttgtgtgtatatatttaggaAGGACATTCTAATTAAGTCTTAAGACTCTACTCTTTAGTTTCATTCACTGTCCTAGATACATGTTGGTGGGAAACAGAATAAACAAGAGCTGAGACTGTCATCACCCAGATCTTAGGAGTGGGTTTCCCAGGGGGGAAGAGGATGAAACACCTGTGTAGGAGCCACCTACCCCACCCTGCATccctgcatccccgcacaccttCCGCGAGACCTCCCAGGACAGCACATCATAGCGCTCCTTGAAGGGGGTGTACTTCTCGTTGAGGGGTGCTGCATCCTCCCCGGAGCAGTTGGCATCATTTTTCCGGTAAAGCGGGAAGTGCTGTCGAGACCAGACAGGGGTCGGGACCGTGAGACCCAGCGCTTCCCCCACACACTCGCAGGCTGCCAGGTGGGGTCCCCTCACCTGTAGCAGGATGGGGGCCGAGGCTGGCAGCCACTGCCTGTCTCCACACCCGCGGGGGCGATGCTCCTACAGGTCAGAGGCCAGGCTCTTCACTCACTGGACACTggatggtgggagggagggggaagcagGGATGGCCGTGCCCCTGGAGTGGGGCAGGGGTTGAGGGGTGTCCTACCTCCCGAGAGCAGTTCAGCCAGTGAGAGATTTCCAGGAGCTCAGCCTCTGCCCTGGAGCAGATGTCACAGCCATCCCCTTCCAGCGCGACACTGTTGATCATCACGAAACTGCCGAGAGACAGGAGGTCAAGCCATGGGCACTGGCACTATCTGCGGGCACCTGTGCTCTGGGACCCGGAAGCTATACCCCACAGAGAAGAGATCCCAGTCCTGCTGCACTGTGCCTGCAGGTGCAGACGATGCTAAGAGGACAAGACAGCATCTCTGGGAGTCGAATCCAAGATGGGAAATGCTTTTCCACCCTGAACTAGTAAGAGGCCCCAGGTGACCACTACACTCAGCACCTGACCTTGTGTCCGCGGGCCTGGGAGGTAAGGTAGGGAGATGACGGCCACCCATAGCCCCGGCTTCCTGTGGGGGTGACGTGGAATAAGACATCAGAGCAGAGCCTAAGACCAGGCCGGGTAGGGTGGGGGGCGGTAGGTGGGGAGGGGGTCCTGCAAAGCTAACTGGGCCAAGGACCCCAAACCCAGATGACAGCAGGTCAGCTGAGGTGCCCTGGCACCTCCTCCCTCAGGAACATTGTCACAGACCCGTTAAATGTGCCATCGTGTCCTGCACACATGTCCACTGGCCACAAAGAGGTGCCTGGTGTTTAAAGAATTCAGAGGTCAGGAGGAAGATGACCATCGTGTTTACACTTTCTTAAGTCACATTCTAGGGGTCTTTGTTAAGAATTCACAGATAATACTCACTTAATTCCTTTCCAAGAAAACAGCCTTTCAGGGTTGAAAACTTTCTCAAATCGTTTTATTCTGTATGTGTCCATCCTACATTCGAttgtgaaaagaaatatttttcagcaTTCTTAAAACATCCTAAGAATTATCAAGAACACAGGAAAAATAACATCTAGGACCTGAAGGCCTAACCAGCACATTGGTTCTGAGCTCCCACTCGCCCTGGGTAAGCAGGGTGCTGCTACCACTGTCTGACCTGGAGCCTGGAGTCTGGAGTCTGGGGCCCAGGGTGATCGACTTCATCCCCAGAGCTCCAGCTCCCTCACTGGTAGAGTgggtaaagcaaaaaaaaataacaggTAAAGAGATTGAATGTATGGAAGCGCTATGCTCACAACAGGCCAGCACCATGTAAAGATCAGCTATTAAAGCCCAAACCGTCTTGTTTTCTGATTCCCAAAGAAAACTCGTCACAAAACATTAAGTTCAAGTGAGAACCACTCTGAGGCACATACAGCTTGGTGGTAGGGCTGGGAAGTGATATGCAGGAGCCCCTAGAACCTGACCCCACAGGCAAGGcccccagggctgggcagggggaaGGCGCCTCCACTGACTACTCACTGGTAGTGGAAGCCGATGTCATGGTTGCCAGCCACGGCCCGCAGCTGCACGTGGGGCGGGTGTCGGAACACCTTCCAGAAGCGCCCCACATCGTCCGCCCAGGCCTGCAGAGAGAAGCACACAGTTCAGCCCGGGGGACCGCCCTGCCAGGTTGTGAGGGTGGGAAGGTCGCTCCCTGCCGGGATCAGGCGTCCATAAAGCCAATGTGCAGAATTTCTACCAGTCTTTTCCCAGGACTAACCTAAGTATTTAACCCGATGCCACGTCTGAATGAAACAGTTTATCTCCGCAAACCATCCTCTTCACACACCCGCTACTTCAATGTCACAGACATCCCCAGGCTGAGGATCCCCTCAGATCAGGACATGTCCTAAAAATGGCTGCAGAAATATCCAGCTCAGGGTGGGCCCCCCAGGAATGAGGACCAGTGCCTCCCTCAGGGTTACGCTCCCTGAGGCTGGGTGGCGGGGTGGGAACCGACAAGACGTgggggaaagagaaaaaccaaaagtTCTCTCCAGGCTTTTCTGACTTTACTGTTTAAGCCTGAGATGATGTTTCAGTCCTTATTTTTATTAAGCCTAAAAACAAACTGGACAAACACTCTAGGCTGGATGATAACTAGCTGAACAGTAGTCAACTTTGTCCTAAAGTCTTAAATTTGGCCCAACCTAGGGAAATAAACTGGACAGATTCCTTCAGTACTTTACAAAGACTTTAACAAATAATACTTAAAGTTAGAAtaacataaaattagaaaaatataacatgTTCCCCTTAATTTTCTAAAGCAGCATTTATATCCAAGCTCACTCTACAACCAGTTGCTTTTTACACACAGTGTTTCCATGGTTTCACAATTAGTTCTGGACTAGATGAAACCAATGACtcggggcagaagaagaagggggcaacagaggatgagatggttggatggcatcaccaactcaatggacatgaatttgatcaaactctgggagatggtgaaggacagggaagcctaatgtgctgtagtccatgggttgcagagagtcaggcaaaACTTAGTGATGGAAGAACCACCAATActtcaaccccatgaacagaggttcCCATCAGATCTGAACCAGGACTTTCTTTGTACAGCATTTGAAGTGTCCCAGtaaatttcaattaatttttttaaaatatcttccaaaACCATctggaagatattttttaaaaattaattgaaatttttttcaagtatcTTCCAAAACTAtcaggcttccctaatagctcagctggtaaagaatccacctgcaaggaaggagactctggttcgattcctgggttgggaagatcccctgaagaagggaaaggctacccactccactattctggcctggggaatttaatggactgtatagtccatggggttgcaaagagtcagacacgactgagcgactttcactttcacttttcaaaccaTCAGTGACTGAACATTTTTAACTAAGCAGCAAGAATGGTGCTTTTCTTTCCCCCATTAATCCCAAGAATGCAGTAAGCCAACCATTCTGCCAGCCAAGGTGAGAACAGCCTTGCCCTCTGGTTCCTAGAAAGCTCACAGCACCTGGTGTCACCCCTGAGGGCAGAGAGACCTCCCACCAGCAACCCCCCAACCTTCCTTAGAAGAAGGCCATGACCTCATAGGCAGCCCAGCCCATAAGTGTTAACTCAAACCACACTTCAGCGTGCATCCTGAACTCTGGGGACAACCCGGACACTTCCCTTCTGTGGATCTTCCCTTCTGAGAGGGTCGTGGGAAGCATCTGCCAACCTTCAGACATCTCTTACACAGACAAACAGGACCCAGAACCGGTGGGGACATGGAGCCTACGACTGTGGACACTGGAGCCCCTGCACCCAGCACCAGGACTCCGCACGTCCTAGGCTCCCTGAACCTCAGTGCAGCCCCAGGCGTGGGGGTGCATGCCCACCTCGGGGGAGCTCCACTTCCCCTCGTCGAAGATGTCCCCCAGGATGAAGACAACTTCCGGCTGCAGCAGCCACAGCGCTGTCTGGAAGGCTCGCTCCATCTGCCACTCCCTGGAGGCCAAGAGGAAAGGAGGGGTGGTGTGTTCCATTTCTTGTCTACCTCACACCTCCCAGGGTTTAAAGCTCTGAGAGGAAATACAGTAGCCCTGCCTTCATCtgtccctccccaacccccacccggGGATGTCCCAGTGCCCCAGGACGCTCCACCCACCCCAGGAGTAAGGCTTATTCAGGGAGGCACAAGTGCAGCCAGCATGACAAGAAGGGGTCATAGACAGGGCCACCGGGGCAGGAGGTGCCCCCATCAACCCTCTGGTGGCGTCACCCACAAAGGTCAAAGGGTGGAAGCAACCCAGTGCCCACGAGCCCTTGAGGTGGTGGAGTTAGAAATATATGGGGGACCGTGAGACCCCACCTGTGGGAAGAGGCCTACAGACCTGCAGAAAACTGAATTTGGCCCAAGTTACCTCCGTAATTTGTCCAGCCAGTGGCCTCTTATGGCCCCGAGCAGGTGGGTGTCAGCCAAGAACATGGCCCTGAGCACAGGTTCAGGGGCCTTGGGGGCCCCAGGGGTGCCGGCATCTTCAGGGGTTTTCAGCTCGGGCCAGCTACACCGGAAGATAACAAGGTAGTAGATCAGAAATTCACAGAAGAGAAGCACGGCCAAGACGGCAGCCGAGAGCTTCAGCAGCAAGAAGCCCCTCGTCTTCAGCAAACGGAGGCACTGCCGCCTGGCCTCTAGCCAGCTTGAGGCCATATCCCTGCCCAGGGGTGCTGACAGCCAGAGACTTTCCTCGAGGAAGCTAGGCTTCTGGCCAGGTGCGGTGATGTCCGCGTCTCCGCTGTGTACctgcagggaagggaaggaccaggTTATGTCTCCCTTGAGGAGCCACCGTCAGGCACCGCCACGAAGAACCAGTGACTTCCAGAGCCTGTAACCTTCCCAGACCCACTTTCCTGTACTTTCACAAGGACAACCTGTCATGGCTCCATACAAGGTCTCTACATCTGCAAGGGCCAGAGGAGCTATTAGAATGGTTCTCCCAACAAGATGACAAGTTTCAtcaatattttaatatcatttggttcccctggtggctcagatggtaaaggctccacctgcaatgcaagagacctgggttccatccctgggttgggaagatcccctggagaagggaatcacaacccactctagtattcttgcctagagaatcccatggacagaggagcctggcgggctatagtccacaaggtcgcagagtcagacatgactgcgtgactaacactttcaatttcagaAGTCGTTCGATGGAAGGGTGTTTGTTAAGGTCAgacaagaaaaacaggaaaagtcaACAATTAACAAGTAAGGGCCAATTCCAGGGTTCCCCTCCAGCCACCTCCACAAAAATCAACAGGCTGTATGTAGCCCCCTATAGGGTGTTGCCTTTGGTGTGAATTCACCACTTCTCTACACAGGttttcccggagaaggcaatggcaccccactccagtactcttgcctggaaaatcccatggacagaggagcctggtaggctgcagtccatggggttgcgaagagtcggacacgaccgagtgacttcactttcacttttcattttcatgcattggagaaggaaataccaacccactccagtgttcttgcctggagaatcccagggacgggggagcatggagggctgccgtccatggggtcacacaaagtcggacatgactgaagcgacttagcagcagcagcagctacacagGTTTTCCACAAAAGAAGTGGATGTTCACAGGCGAGGTGCCCCCTCGCTGGCTCAGAGTCAGGGCTGGAGAGAGCCACAGCCATGAATTCTGAGTTAGGATTACACACGCATCCACAAACATGATTTTTCACCTGCACATCAGCCTTATGCTCTGGATGAGCCTCCTTCATGAAACATGTATatgcagtggtttctcttcagGAGCCTTTCAAACATTCAGATTCGCCTTCATTGTAGATGAGCTTTGCATCCACTTTTGACACATCTGAAGTGAAGGCCAACACAAGGGGGCCCCTGAGAGCCGGTCCTCCATGGAAGGGTCCTACACTGATGGTCAAGACAAGGATCCTGCACATGGTGACCTGGGGGCCACAGAGAGCTCAGACATGGGAGATGCcccagaagcctggtggggttggGTGGCTGGGCTGTGGAGACACTGACCACGGGTCCTAACTGAGCCAATCAATGCAGAAAACCCTTTCTGGGGAGGTGATTTTCCAGGATGATCTAGGAACCTGCATCTGGTTGACACCAAAGGGACCAGGACACACTGTTCTGGGCCTAAAACAATCTCCCCTAAGTCCAGCTTGCAGAACGGGCCCCCTGCACCAGTAAAAGCCCAGCTTGCTCCACAGCAGTGCTCGTAACACACAACCACCAAGACACAGAAAACTGCACAACCTCACCTAAAACCAAACAGGgcagccaacaggaatttgctgtacatctc includes these proteins:
- the MPPE1 gene encoding metallophosphoesterase 1 isoform X1, with product MKEAHPEHKADVQVHSGDADITAPGQKPSFLEESLWLSAPLGRDMASSWLEARRQCLRLLKTRGFLLLKLSAAVLAVLLFCEFLIYYLVIFRCSWPELKTPEDAGTPGAPKAPEPVLRAMFLADTHLLGAIRGHWLDKLRREWQMERAFQTALWLLQPEVVFILGDIFDEGKWSSPEAWADDVGRFWKVFRHPPHVQLRAVAGNHDIGFHYQMDTYRIKRFEKVFNPERLFSWKGINFVMINSVALEGDGCDICSRAEAELLEISHWLNCSREEHRPRGCGDRQWLPASAPILLQHFPLYRKNDANCSGEDAAPLNEKYTPFKERYDVLSWEVSRKLLWWLRPRLILSGHTHSACEVQHRAGILEVSVPSFSWRNRNNPSFIMGSITPMDYALAKCYLPCEDMVLTTYCVAAGCLMLIMLIPTRLVSAPFHFGQRVLRKFKTM
- the MPPE1 gene encoding metallophosphoesterase 1 isoform X3, yielding MASSWLEARRQCLRLLKTRGFLLLKLSAAVLAVLLFCEFLIYYLVIFRCSWPELKTPEDAGTPGAPKAPEPVLRAMFLADTHLLGAIRGHWLDKLRREWQMERAFQTALWLLQPEVVFILGDIFDEGKWSSPEAWADDVGRFWKVFRHPPHVQLRAVAGNHDIGFHYQMDTYRIKRFEKVFNPERLFSWKGINFVMINSVALEGDGCDICSRAEAELLEISHWLNCSREEHRPRGCGDRQWLPASAPILLQHFPLYRKNDANCSGEDAAPLNEKYTPFKERYDVLSWEVSRKLLWWLRPRLILSGHTHSACEVQHRAGILEVSVPSFSWRNRNNPSFIMGSITPMDYALAKCYLPCEDMVLTTYCVAAGCLMLIMLIPTRLVSAPFHFGQRVLRKFKTM
- the MPPE1 gene encoding metallophosphoesterase 1 isoform X4, coding for MASSWLEARRQCLRLLKTRGFLLLKLSAAVLAVLLFCEFLIYYLVIFRCSWPELKTPEDAGTPGAPKAPEPVLRAMFLADTHLLGAIRGHWLDKLRREWQMERAFQTALWLLQPEVVFILGDIFDEGKWSSPEAWADDVGRFWKVFRHPPHVQLRAVAGNHDIGFHYQMDTYRIKRFEKVFNPERLFSWKGINFVMINSVALEGDGCDICSRAEAELLEISHWLNCSREHFPLYRKNDANCSGEDAAPLNEKYTPFKERYDVLSWEVSRKLLWWLRPRLILSGHTHSACEVQHRAGILEVSVPSFSWRNRNNPSFIMGSITPMDYALAKCYLPCEDMVLTTYCVAAGCLMLIMLIPTRLVSAPFHFGQRVLRKFKTM
- the MPPE1 gene encoding metallophosphoesterase 1 isoform X6, whose amino-acid sequence is MCSWPELKTPEDAGTPGAPKAPEPVLRAMFLADTHLLGAIRGHWLDKLRREWQMERAFQTALWLLQPEVVFILGDIFDEGKWSSPEAWADDVGRFWKVFRHPPHVQLRAVAGNHDIGFHYQMDTYRIKRFEKVFNPERLFSWKGINFVMINSVALEGDGCDICSRAEAELLEISHWLNCSREHFPLYRKNDANCSGEDAAPLNEKYTPFKERYDVLSWEVSRKLLWWLRPRLILSGHTHSACEVQHRAGILEVSVPSFSWRNRNNPSFIMGSITPMDYALAKCYLPCEDMVLTTYCVAAGCLMLIMLIPTRLVSAPFHFGQRVLRKFKTM
- the MPPE1 gene encoding metallophosphoesterase 1 isoform X5, which codes for MCSWPELKTPEDAGTPGAPKAPEPVLRAMFLADTHLLGAIRGHWLDKLRREWQMERAFQTALWLLQPEVVFILGDIFDEGKWSSPEAWADDVGRFWKVFRHPPHVQLRAVAGNHDIGFHYQMDTYRIKRFEKVFNPERLFSWKGINFVMINSVALEGDGCDICSRAEAELLEISHWLNCSREEHRPRGCGDRQWLPASAPILLQHFPLYRKNDANCSGEDAAPLNEKYTPFKERYDVLSWEVSRKLLWWLRPRLILSGHTHSACEVQHRAGILEVSVPSFSWRNRNNPSFIMGSITPMDYALAKCYLPCEDMVLTTYCVAAGCLMLIMLIPTRLVSAPFHFGQRVLRKFKTM
- the MPPE1 gene encoding metallophosphoesterase 1 isoform X7, with protein sequence MFLADTHLLGAIRGHWLDKLRREWQMERAFQTALWLLQPEVVFILGDIFDEGKWSSPEAWADDVGRFWKVFRHPPHVQLRAVAGNHDIGFHYQMDTYRIKRFEKVFNPERLFSWKGINFVMINSVALEGDGCDICSRAEAELLEISHWLNCSREEHRPRGCGDRQWLPASAPILLQHFPLYRKNDANCSGEDAAPLNEKYTPFKERYDVLSWEVSRKLLWWLRPRLILSGHTHSACEVQHRAGILEVSVPSFSWRNRNNPSFIMGSITPMDYALAKCYLPCEDMVLTTYCVAAGCLMLIMLIPTRLVSAPFHFGQRVLRKFKTM
- the MPPE1 gene encoding metallophosphoesterase 1 isoform X2 → MKEAHPEHKADVQVHSGDADITAPGQKPSFLEESLWLSAPLGRDMASSWLEARRQCLRLLKTRGFLLLKLSAAVLAVLLFCEFLIYYLVIFRCSWPELKTPEDAGTPGAPKAPEPVLRAMFLADTHLLGAIRGHWLDKLRREWQMERAFQTALWLLQPEVVFILGDIFDEGKWSSPEAWADDVGRFWKVFRHPPHVQLRAVAGNHDIGFHYQMDTYRIKRFEKVFNPERLFSWKGINFVMINSVALEGDGCDICSRAEAELLEISHWLNCSREHFPLYRKNDANCSGEDAAPLNEKYTPFKERYDVLSWEVSRKLLWWLRPRLILSGHTHSACEVQHRAGILEVSVPSFSWRNRNNPSFIMGSITPMDYALAKCYLPCEDMVLTTYCVAAGCLMLIMLIPTRLVSAPFHFGQRVLRKFKTM